One Dioscorea cayenensis subsp. rotundata cultivar TDr96_F1 chromosome 17, TDr96_F1_v2_PseudoChromosome.rev07_lg8_w22 25.fasta, whole genome shotgun sequence DNA window includes the following coding sequences:
- the LOC120280906 gene encoding enoyl-CoA delta isomerase 1, peroxisomal-like: MCTLEKRGRVYLLTLTGSDEHRLNPTTLGSIRSAIAQVRADSGGRAAALVTAAEGKFFSNGLDLAWARVSPSDRTRELGSALRATIADLMSLPMPTIAAVTGHAAAGGFIIARAHDYVVMRGDRGFVYMSELDIGVPIARYAMSVLRSRITDARALRDLLLRPEKMKAGEAERMGVIDRAVEGGAEETVAVAVRMAEEMAAKGWDDSIYASMRKGAFPQVFRDLGLAEDTDEDISRVFISKI; encoded by the coding sequence ATGTGTACCTTAGAGAAGCGCGGTAGGGTGTACCTCCTCACCTTAACCGGTTCCGACGAGCACCGCCTCAATCCAACGACCCTCGGATCCATCCGCTCCGCCATCGCCCAAGTCCGCGCCGACTCCGGTGGCCGGGCCGCCGCCCTCGTCACCGCCGCCGAGGGGAAGTTCTTCTCCAACGGCTTAGACCTCGCCTGGGCCCGTGTCTCCCCGTCCGATCGTACTCGTGAACTTGGCTCCGCCCTTCGAGCCACGATCGCCGACCTCATGTCCCTCCCCATGCCTACCATCGCCGCCGTCACCGGCCACGCCGCGGCCGGCGGCTTCATCATCGCCCGCGCGCACGACTACGTCGTGATGCGCGGCGACCGGGGGTTTGTCTACATGAGCGAGCTGGACATCGGCGTGCCGATCGCTAGGTATGCGATGTCGGTGTTGAGATCGAGGATCACGGATGCGAGGGCTCTGAGAGATTTGTTGCTGAGACCGGAGAAGATGAAGGCGGGGGAGGCGGAGAGGATGGGGGTGATTGATCGGGCGGTGGAGGGAGGGGCGGAGGAGACGGTGGCTGTGGCGGTGAGGATGGCGGAGGAGATGGCGGCGAAGGGTTGGGATGATAGTATCTATGCTTCGATGCGGAAAGGGGCTTTTCCCCAGGTTTTTAGGGATTTGGGATTGGCCGAGGACACTGATGAGGATATCTCCAGGGTTTTCATTTCTAAGATTTGA
- the LOC120280907 gene encoding SAP-like protein BP-73 gives MELLYHVFPTKTFFQASVSSIRFEGNRKGRIRRNAPSDNNGKGIDKTKSSSQEELIALFRRIQLSISKGGSPVSKKRTPSKPIDEQSAESILGALRRHPVRKQVKDKTSVQEENAVSIKYEDKDGDKLETNAALPGHGDEPELEAKESSLAPEIPKVSRPSSNFVKRSPIPKPSSKNNSEEVSEEQVIPVTAKQVLELQKIDEMKLPELKEIAKTRGIKGHSKLKKGELLKLLKELVQ, from the exons ATGGAGCTTCTTTATCATGTGTTTCCAACAAAGACATTTTTCCAGGCCTCTGTTTCAAGTATTCGATTCGAAGGAAATAGAAAAGGACGTATTCGGAGAAATGCGCCTTCAGATAACAATGGAAAAGGGATTGACAAAACCAAATCTTCTAGCCAGGAGGAGCTAATTGCATTGTTTAGAAGAATACAGTTATCTATCTCTAAAGGAGGATCACCTGTTTCTAAGAAAAGAACACCTAGTAAACCAATAGACGAACAATCAGCTGAGTCAATTCTTGGAGCTCTACGTCGACATCCTGTAAGGAAACAAGTTAAAG ATAAAACATCAGTGCAAGAAGAGAATGCAGTTTCAATCAAATACGAAGATAAAGATGGAGATAAACTTGAAACTAATGCGGCATTACCTGGACATGGAGATGAACCAGAACTTGAAGCAAAAGAAAGTAGTTTGGCACCTGAGATTCCAAAAGTGTCTAGACCTTCCTCAAATTTTGTGAAGAGATCACCAATTCCAAAACCTTCATCCAAAAATAATAGTGAAGAGGTGTCTGAGGAGCAAGTGATTCCAGTAACTGCAAAACAAGTGTTGGAACTGCAGAAGATTGATGAAATGAAGCTTCCTGAGCTGAAAGAAATAGCAAAAACAAGAGGAATTAAAGGGCATTCAAAACTAAAGAAGGGGGAACTGTTAAAACTGTTGAAGGAGTTGGTGCAATGA